Within Vicia villosa cultivar HV-30 ecotype Madison, WI linkage group LG1, Vvil1.0, whole genome shotgun sequence, the genomic segment aaatctccggattctctgatatctgataccctgcttaatctcatcacggagaccgttgtcgaacttgatgcatttcgagaattcactagcttcatcgttgttgtagtgaacgtagtacttcgccaactcaacgaacttcgaagcatactctggtactgtcatgctaccttgaactagttccagaaattcaatttcctttcgacctcttacgtcttcaggaaagtaccttctcaaaaattttCTCTTGAACACGGCCCAAGAAATAGCCCcaccatcagcttccagttcagtcctggtagtcatccaccagtcgtcagcttcttcagacaacatgtgagtaccatacctcaccttcagatcctcagcacaatcgatgactctgaagattctctcgatctccttaagccacttctgagcaccttcaggatcatgcgtgcccttgaacaatggaggattgttcctctgaaaactgttcagcttcctgtcagcaccaatcgcagctccattggtatttcctcccagcacaccagcaatcatgcccagagcctcagcgatggcatcatcgtttcttcctcctcttccagccattgttctgcttaaatcacaaccaatttaatcagaacagaagtatcgacagttaactcttactagtcgcatacacaggaaacaaaactgacactaagactctggtcataacgaccgactatgctctgataccactattgtaacaccccttactaaccccgcggcaatttaaaacaattattcagagtacatgaaataagggtgccacaattcataataaataaacatcattcagtcatgtcatgcattcactgaggtaatcatcataacttaaaacgtttcatgttaacacagcggaaatttatcaaaaacggactaagtttaacatctttaaaacttatccttcaaaacatcaaaaacataactagagtcataatcataaactctaaacaatcgcgtccccagtgttacaactatcagagcatgacacctgacgctaactaagacactgactcatgagctaatcctcaccgagtcgaacagccgctatcctgaATCTGAAAATGAccacatgtaagggtgagtctcatcataattaacaaatgttataaggttataaagcaataacacatcacagttgcatcattcacccaattgtttcataaacagacattcacaacaagtcaaaccacaatcaacatttacaacactggaatacatccaatcatgttataaattatgcatatgtatgaaccgacactatgcatgtggtaccaacgtcatcaaatgggaataacccatgaccgatccaacatcgtccaagatacggccctgccagcacagattccacacaatgggaatcatgcccttcactgatccaacacacccttatggatacagtatcatcaatgaacatgaatgaatgcaacatatacaacatacttataccatcatcatcatcaatcatcaacatcatcatcatcattcaagtatgttcatatatattaacatcattcaatcacaattccatcatcatcatatacaaaacatacacgtatttgcaccaatcatcatattcaataagaatagcatacatgtattttcataatTCGAAAAACCATTCAATCATCATTATATAGATTatcctataaggttcgtttagctcgaaacggcgcatcaaacggaccaacagttaaaaagttatgcatctttgaactttcaaaaatatctcaaaaaccaacagcacgcggcgccaccatcagttcgcggcgcgaactgagcgttccaagaatccttggctctctgccaagctattcgcggcgcaaacatctacacgcggcgcgaagcgagaaaaagttacgccttcgcagcgcgaacacaggtacgcggcgcgacctgagcgtatcacaacttcctggcattctgcccacctgttcgcggcgccaaccctatgcacgcggcgcgaaccggcgatttcagaaaccccaacctgcagaaaacaacattctacacattccaaactcacccaattcataccagtacgaacctaggggaatagaatgcacaaacaacacaaaatacatctcataatacaccaattacacatcaattgagaccataacaacgcagacatcatagatttaaacatagagatcaaacatcatacaattgactcaatccctaaacctatcatatgactcaatcaacccgaattccacatctattcagtattaccaacccctaacccgataatagatgataatcagataagtccccccttaccttagccaaattcttgaattggttcctcttcctctttggttctccttcacgttcttcagttcctcttctcacagcttctggttttcacgttctaatttttcccttctcctcttgttttcctttattttatgaaaaacataaaattagaagtgggctcttacacaattacacccccactttactaattccaccgcatggcccaataacttaacattttattatttttccacataattcaacaaaatgttaatttcccataattaatttaaaacttgattaaattaattaaataagaattttcgggatgttacacatAACACTTGTGCTACGCCATTACTAATATCTCATATAAACCATTTTCAAGCATAGATCCTCTGCCACTTTTCACGACAATCTAGTTGGGCATATGTGGATGACTACGATTAGGATTTGCCACCTGCTTGCTCCTTCATCCCGCTCAGAGGGAATCAGGCGAGCGAGTCGTTCTCAGTTTATATTGACCGCATCGTAATAGGTGATATAAACTTCACGTTGTACGATGATTACTGTGAGACATACTCATTCGATGAGATACCTTCTACTTCGGATGGCTCACTCGTGGGTCATAAATGATGTATCGATTATCTAATAAATCACTTAATGAAAGTAGATTCTAATAAATCACTCTGTTTTCGATTATCTAATAAATCACTTAATGAAAGTAGATTCTTTTTCCATTCACTTCAAAATGTCTATGATTTCTTCTCGAACCAAACATGAGTCTTTCAATTCATTTGGATCTCACACTCAATTCCTTATAGGAAATTTCCCCATATTTATTATGAAATGAGCCTACCCTCTTTTCTCTATTTCTAAAAATCTTGAAAATGATTATCAATACAAGACCCAAATATTTGGAGGACTCTTCTGACTAACCAAACAAATAATTGTAGCAaagttgtttttttcttctttaaatccAAAGAATTCTGATTAATTTATACGTGGGTTATCAATTCCGCATTGTAGAAAAGTAGAAACGCATGGAATTAGCTAAGCATTTTATCCGAACAAATATAGAACCAGAATGGATGGTTTTATGTCTCTTACCAATTCTTCCTCCCTAATTAAGACCAATTATGAAAATAGATGGGGGTAAACGCATGATTTCGGATATTAATGAACTCTATAAAAGAGTTCTCTATCGGAACAATACTCTTATTGATCTATTAACAACAAGTAGATCTACACCAGAGGAATTAGTAATGTGTCAAGAAAAAATGGTACAAGAAGCCGTGGATACACTTTTTGATAATGGAATCCGCGGACAACCAATGAGGGACGGTAATAATAAAGTTTACAAATTGTTTTCTGATATAATTGAGGGCAAAGAGGGAAGATTTCGAGAGACTCTTCTTGGAAAATGAGTTGATTAATAGCAATAGAGCTATTTCAGACGTTTCTGATTCGTGGTTTAATTTGAAACCATTTTGCTTCGAACATAGGAGTTGCTAAGAGTAAAATCCGCGAAAAAGAACCCATTGTATGGGAAATACTTCAAGAAGTTATGCGGGGACATCCAGTATTGCTGAATAGAGCGCCTACTTTGCATAGATTGGGAATAGAGGCATTTCAACCCATTTTAGTAGAAGAGCGTGCTATTTGTTTACATCCATTGGTATGTAAGGGATTCAATGCGGACTTTGATGGGGATCAAATGGTTGTTCATGTGCCTTTATCTTTGGAGGCTCAAGCAGAAGCTCGTTTACTTATGTTTTCTCATACGAATCTTTTGTCTCCAGTTATAGGGGATCCGATTTCTGTACCAACTCAAGATATGCTTATTGGACTTTATGTATTAACTAGCAGAAATCATCGAGGTATTTGTGCAAACAGGTATAATTCGTTTAATTGCAGAAATTCTCAAAATGAAAAACTTAGCAATAATAACTTGAAGTATATGAAAAAAAACCCTTTTTTGCAATTCCTATGATGCAATTCAAGCTTATAGACAGAAAATAATCAATTTCGATAGTCCTTTTTGGCTCCGGTGGCGAATAGATCAATGTATTATGTCTTCAAGAGAAGTTCCTATCGAAGTTCAATATGAATCTTTTGGTACCTATTATGAGATTTATGGGGATTATTTAGTAATAAGAAGTATAAAAAGAAATTCGTTGGATATACATTCGAACCACTATTGGTCATGTTTCTTTTTATCGAGAAATCGAATAAGCTATACAAGGTTTTTCTATAGCTATTCATATGGTATCTAATCATATAGATGGTTAGTGTAGGTATCCATGCTAAGTAAATTTATGATACTGGTGTCAATTCAGGTCAACTAGCATCTTTTCAATTTTATACGTGAATAAACATAAAGAAAAGGAAGTTTTCCAATCATTCACTCAAATCCATTGTCGAACCGAATACCACTGAGTGGAATATGGAGGTACTTATGGCAGAACGGGGCAATCTAGTCTTTCACAATAACGTGATAGGTGGAACTGCCATTAAACGACTTATTAGCAGATTAATAGATCATTTCGGAATGACATATACATCACACATCCTAGATCAAATAAAGACTAGGATTCCAGCAAGCTACTGCTACATCTATTTCATTAGGAATTGATGATCTTTTAACAATACCTTCTAAAGGATGGCTAGTCCAAGATGAACAACAAAGTTCCATTTTGGAAAAACATTATCATTATGGGAATGTTCGTGCGGTAGAAAAATTACGCCAATCTATTGAAATATGGTATGCTACAAGCGAATATTTGCGACAACAAATGAATCCCAATTTTTGGATGACTGACCCCTTTAATCCAGTCCATATGATGTCTTTTTCAGGAGCTAGAGGAAATGCATCTCAGTATCTACAACGTATTCCTAGAGCTTCATCGTTGCTTCTCCTCCCACACTCCGCCATAGAGATATTGATGAGATATTCGTAGAGTACCATTATCATATGGTCCTAGAGAATGTCTATTGTGTGTCAGCTCCTCAATAATGGAGTACTGCATACAACTACATCCAATGGGTTTTTAGAGTGTCGCATCCTTTCTTGATACCGGATGCAGATGGAAAACCACCTAGACCAACTTATCAAGAGATATTAAAGGAGGAGCAAGCTATGGTAGACCATGTCGTTGATGTGTTTGTAGTGGTTTAACATcgatgtatttttgaaaattgatagacatttattttaatatagtaaTATAAATTAAAGTATATAAATCTATATATTGTGCGGATATGGGACGGGGTGGATACTAAGGTGCTCATACCCGCCACCATACTCGCTTATTTAAGTGGATAATTACCCGAACCCGTGCCCTTACCCATTTTTGTGGATTTTTACCCTACctgttgtggatatttttgtaGATACCGACTGGGATGAGCCAAATTGTCATCCCTAAACTCCTCCCTTTTCACTTGTCACTCCCACAAACTTTATCTTCGTGTCAGTCTATGTGGAATATATTATTGCAACTGGAAACGAACTTTATTGCAACTGGAAACGAACTTACTCGCATTCAAGAATTCATCCCCAAGCTCAGTATTCAATTTTCTCTCAAGCAACTTGAGAATTTACTTgcattcaagaattttacccaagtgaTCCCACTTATTATATATGTCCATCGTCGGGGCGTTACAATATGCAACCATTACAAAGTCCGAAATTAGCTATGTGGTAAACAAAGAAATTAGCTATGTAGTAAACAAAGCATGTCAGTTTTTCTCTCAACTTCTAGGAAGCCATTGGACTGAAGTAAATAGGATTTAACAAGTACATGGATTTAAACAAAGGTCTTGTTGTTTAACACATTCCTGCAACTGATCAATATGTTGCCTAACTCACAAAGTTACGTCCCCTCTCAAATCCTTGCATCTCACTGACAAGTTAGAGGTGTTAAACAAATCTTCTCTATTGTAGAGATGACCATGCCTTTGCATGAaggaaataaaatagagtatatgCAATATATTGCGAAATTAAAATATGCCTCATGGTCTTATCAAACCTATAACAGACAGACTTGAGTCAGTATAGTCTAAATGAGTTAAAAATACTCAATTTCATATAAGTAGCTGCTGCAAAGTGAAGTTCCCACTTTTACGGTCATCTGGTTGTTGTTATTCATCATCAGCACCTTTCTTCTATTGCATTGTCCCTTGCAATAGCCTCGGCGTTTTGGTTTCCACCTgacattgttgttgttgctaaATGGTATCAATGGAATCAATAGCTAATTCAACTACATTAGCAAGAAGAGGAAGCTCTAGACCCTTTAATCTCAAATTCAAACTCAGTAAATCAGCATTTCCATGATGTAGCACAGAACCATTAGCCAACAACAATGAATTAAACAACTTCGCTATCCTGAAACCAGGTTGATGAATACTTAGTATTATATAGCTCTTCCCCTTGTTTCAGCCATAACCTTAAGCATATCAATTATCTGCAAAGCTGAAGTACCATTAAGTCCTGAAACTCTTCACCTTTCGGCCACCGGATATACCTCAGACTCAACCATCACCAATTCTAGTACCAGCAACATGGTCAAGTCCAAGCTCTTGAATCAGTGATTTGAAACTTGAACATTGTTGAGGAAGCTTTAGCCTTAACCTTGCACTGAACATCATGGTTTCTTCAACTGTAAGGGAAACAAAGTAGTATCTTTTTGAGTAACATCCTGATAGCTTTCTAAACTGAGATTTGTCTACTGGCATTTGGTTTAACAACACTGACACTTTTCGTGGACTGTGTATACCTGCTAAGATCTCAAGTAGTGGTGACTTTCCAGCTCCACTTGGTCCAACAACAGCTAGAATTTCCCATGGTTTTGCTTGAAAACTCACATTCTTGAGTACATACCTCACTCCACTGCAACTTTTTTCACATCTTCTTGCTTCTTCATATTCTTCTGTTTCATGATCATTTGTATTGTCTAGCAAGAATGCTTGCATAAAATTTAGCTATCAACAGTCGAGTAAAAGGAAGAAGACATATGTCTGCAAGGCCTATAGCTACAGATTCCTGTGAAAAATCTCAAAATGAGCTGAAACTAAACATATTGTTTCAGCCTTTTAGGTAAAGATCTTAAATATCAAGATTAGAACAATCTAAAAATACAAGTTCATTTTCCTGGAAGCTTTAAACTATAAACTATACAAATGAACTCAACAAAAACCTTCCTTTGCCTTGAACACTGAAACTTAAAGGTTGCCTTAATTGTTATCTGGAGTGTTTAGCAGTTGTACGATAAATTTAGGCCAAATAATTTGGGTATATATATCCAACAGATTTAACAGGAACATTGAAATTTTCCgttttttaaatattcaaacaATGATATTCCACTTCATTTCATTGCAAACCATCAGTTTCATTTCATTGGATAAAATGGATTTATACTGTTGGTATCTAGGTTGTTAATCTCAGATCGCGGCGCGTAGCGCCGGACCTCCCAAATGCGGCATAGCGGATAGCGGGATGACCGCTATTGTGAGCGTTTAAAAATCAAGGTAAATACTTAATATGAAAACATAAATACTAAAATAGGTTCCAACAACATACATAAATACTAAAAATAGGTTCCTACAACATACATAATGACTTAAAAACAAAAGTTGCAACATACATAAACCAAAAGTTGCAACATAGATAAACCAAACATAATGACTCAAATTAGGAATGTACTCAAAATGACTAAATCAAATTCTAAACGTAAACAAAATGACTAAATCACATCAATCTCAGAGAACGACTACTAATTTaagtgaagagagagaatgtaaatgaCCTAATGTCTCACTTTTAGCTTTTATATTAgtgaaataaaagagaaaaatacaaattttcccttaaaaataaaatcaaaattacagTATTGGCCTCATCTTCACAATAGCGGTTTGTAAAGCGCTACAGAACCGCTATTGCGTCTCTATTCCACCGCTACGCCTCCACAAACCGCGGCCGCTATTTCCGTTATTTCATATAGCGGTTAGCAGCCAAAAAGCGTCGCGGCGAGGTCCTCTACCGCTACGCTACACCGCTATAGCGCGCTATTGACAACCTAGGTTGGTATGTAATAACATCCAAAAATAATATTAGCATCATTGGTAAGAAAAAACTAAGAGCAGAAGGCACCAGGTCCAGAAAAATCACCTGAATGAATGAATCATCCAGATGAAAATTAATCTACAATTCAGTAGGCACAATTTATAATACAATACAATTCAATCATATTTTTACCAAGGCACCAGTACAGATAATGAAATTCACTAAACTTCATGGCAAAAATTTCAAGGTCGCAAACATATTGTACATAGCCTAGTAGCATTCAAAGAAAATTGGTACATACCATAAACACCAGTACAAATGTCAGGAAGGAAGATCGTTAGATTTCATGGTATACAATCTAAAATCTGCAGATATAAGCCAGTCGTATTACAAGATAAATTAGTAAACAAAGGACCAACGCCTTTCAAATTTCCCCTCTGTAACCTCCAGATCCAAAATAATCCTTTCTATTATTTGCAATTGCCACACTCTTCTGATGTTCTAATTTAGGACAATCCCGGATACGATGCCCAAGCCCACCACAATATGCACATCCCTTGACACCACTTATGCCTGTGATTTCTTCAGTATCTTCCATTGGATCATTCAGCTCACCTAAAACTGGTGGGATCCTTTGTTTTGCTTCTTGCAATAGGTGTTTCAAATCAAGCAAAGTTGTCTCACTTTGGTTCTTGTTTATAAACGTTGTCGCTATACCAGTTTTACCACATCTTCCGGTACGTCCAATCCTATGGACATAATTTTCTATTTCAGCTGGCATGTCGTAGTTGATGACATGCTGAATATCAGGAAAATCCAAACCTTTAGATGCAACATCAGTTGCAACCAAGACATCTTTCTTTCCAGCCTTAAATGATGAAATTGCATACTCTCTCTCTTCCTGATCCTTGCCTCCATGAATAGCCACGGCTTCCACTCCTTTCAAGAGAAGATACTCATGAATGTCATCAACATCAGCCTTGTTCTCGCAAAAAATCAGTACGGGAGGTGGTGTTTTCTGTAAACACTCAAGGAGGTAAACTATTTTTGCCTCTTGTTTGACATACTCAACCTCTTGAATAACATCAAGATTTGCCGCCCCCGCACGCCCCACATTGACAATAATAGGTTTCACCAAAGCACTTCTAGCaaagttttgaattttggttggCATAGTGGCAGAAAATAAGAGAGTTTGCCTTTGAGCTTTAAAGTGATCGAAAACTTCTCTTATATCATCTTCGAATCCCAAATCTACCAATCGATCAGCCTCATCTAACGTCAAATACCTGCAGTTATCAAGattcatttttttctttgccAACATATCCTTCAACCTCCCGGGCGTAGCAACAACTAAATGAACCCCCTTCTTAACAATCTCAAGCTGCGATCTCATATCAATTCCACCAATACAAAGCAACGGCCTGAGCTCTGGATATCCAGCTTCCTTCAAAGGCAACAAGAATTGTTCAATAACTTCGTAAGTTTGCCTAGCCAATTCCCTCGACGGACAAATAATCAAACCAAACGGACCTTCCCCGGGAACTAAAGGCATCATAATCTCCTCTTGCATTGCCATCATGATCATCGGAAGCACAAAAACCAAAGTTTTACCCGAACCTGTGAAAGCAATCCCAATCATATCCCTCCCAGATAAAATAACAGGAAGACCCTGCACCTGAATAGGCGTCGGCTGCACAATCCCCTTAGTTTTCAACATCTTCAGAATCGGATCTGGAAACCTCATGTCCTTAAAATTCTTAATCGGAGGCGGAATTTCTTCACCGTTAACTATAATATGCCACTGTTTCTGAATAAATTCGCAATCCTTCTTCGACATCCTTCTTATATGCAAAGGCGGCTTCCACCCAGTAGGCAAAGGCTCGGTATAAGTAATCCCCTTAGCTAATTCGCGAACAGACATAAGGGTTTTCTTATCCGACAAATTATCAATCATCTCCTTCTCCTGTTGAACAATCTGCTCTGTAACACTGATCTCAGGTTGGTCTTTTTTCAACTGTGATGCCTTAACAAGTAGACTCGGCTTCGTTTCAACAACTCGAAGTTTCTCCGTATCATCGTCGATTGTAGCCGATGCCTTCCCTTTGCGTTGTAAAATCTTCTGAGCCTCCATGGCGCGACGCTTTGCCACAGGCACATACTCCTCGTAATCATCTTCCTCCATTTTTGCTACCACTGAGTTcaaaaaaacagcttttttaATACTGTTTGCatttcaattaaaaattaaagcaaaataataatattgttcGGAAAATTAAACCCTTATCCCAAATGTAAACAATAAGATGAGAATTCATACCTGGAATCGACTTAGAGAGTGCTTCTGGCTGGCGGCGATTAACTCCGGCTGCGAATCGAAGTTGTTTACGATTTTGATTTGATGGAGTTTCTCAGTTTTCTTGGTTTAGGGTTTTAACCGTGAAGAAGGACGCCAAATGCATAAAAAGTCTGGTGATAATGTTGACttgtaactttttttttaattttaaaatacttagaatttaataaacttttataagattttattttatttgatagaatttaataaatttataagattttattttatttgatagaatttgaaatgattttataAGATAGGATAATGCTAACTTGTGtcccaagggcacatgttaataaacccaaaaataaaaatttatattaaaaaataataataaaatcattaattataaacttatattaaatttaatacacaattttcaaaaaaatacctATATTTATCTCTTAACTTGTGTCCTTAGGACATAAGTTAGTATTATCCTATAAGACATAAGTTAGTATTATCCTATAAGATATAGTGTTAAAGAATAGGTAaatttgtttttcttataaagaaaGACTAGGTAAATTTTAAacaaatactaaaaataaaatgatgatcACAAATTacgttttttaaaattatttaactaaGAATTGATTTTCCTCCGGATGGcaaacatttttcaaagaaacatATTCTGGGTCGACCATCGACTGACGACTTAAAGAGAGCAAAGATTTGCTCAAATTGTTCATAGTACAGAAGAAATATCCAATGATAGTGTATAGAAGATATAGGGCCAGGATATATTCAACCGTTCTTCGCATTAAATGCCTAGAGAATAGTAGATTGTTATAATCGCTTTGTTATATAAAGGGCACAACTGACATAAATTCGAGGCCCATGATCGATATGATAAGTACACTCATCTAAATGCGTCACTGGAGAAGATTTACCATGAGTGTgctattgtagatttccagaagGGCGGAGTTAGAAATCCCTTCCCTATTAGAGAGTCATCCAGAATAGATAAGACAAAATGTTGTCGCTTCCATAAGACCACGACCACAACACCGATGACTGCATCCAGCTGAAGGATGCCATCGTGAGATTGATAAAGAGAGGTCGTTTGTCCGAGTATGTTAACGGTGgcaaaagagaaagagaagagtcaCCCAGTAATAAGTTCCCCCCAAAAGTTGTCGATGTCGTAACCAACAGGGAGTGGACTAACAATGAAGATAAATGAGCAAGCAAAGGGAAGCGGCTATCGGAGGGGCACCCCGGGCAAATATCCCATCCAAGGGGAGATGAAgagaaaaattattaaattaatggtcATCCATAAGAAGAATAGAGGCACATCAACCAAGACCCCCGACATACCAATGCTTTAATTCTGAGACTGCGAGTAAATCGGGGGCAATCCCAAATGAAATCTTCCATTTAGTCATAACTATTATGATCATGCATTTTGACATCTCCCGAATCCTGATCGACGACGGCTACTCATGCAACATAAATATACTCTGAACTGTTTGAGAAAATGGGCCTCGAGAAGGGGAAATTTATGGCTATAGGATGGGTCAAACTTGTAGGCATTTAATGGAATGACAACCCGCTCGTGGGGGTATATCGAGTTGATTATATCTATAGGAGAGGGAAGGGACGTACGAATCGTGAGCTTACGGTCATTTTTAAGAATGTTTACAATTGCATTCTTGGCAGACCTATCGCAGTTGCCTTGGATGACGTGTCCTTACTAGTCCACCTCAAGCTTAAATTTCACAACCTTCATTGTGAACTAGTCACAGTCAATGTTGATCTTGAGGGGGTTAAAAGGATATATCAAGCACTTCAGTTGGACCAAGGACAGAGCAAGGCCATGGAGATCAATGTAGCATCCCTAACCAGCCAGCTCAAAAGCATAAACATCTTACCTTCCAGAAGTGACTAATCCAACGAGATGTAGAATAGTGAGAATAAGCGTCGGCCAATCCACCTGGTTATGTTTTTGAATGTATATTGAATATTATTTCCTGTATCATCAATTCTCTCACATGTGTACGATGATGGATCGGAAATGCAACCCAAGAGATCGAAACCCCAACACAAAGACTTGGGGGTGTTGTGATAAATGCCACGAGCATGTGACCATAACAATCAAACCTCGCAACACAAAACACACACGCAAAGAAAGTCAAAAAAccattaaaacaaaaattacgGTCCACCTCCCCCCTCTAGTAGCTATCCACTCCAAACACCGTAGTGGATTGGTCACACGTCAACCTCGGATCAAGTTTTCACTTGGGGAGAAGAGGTATTGACCCTTGGCCAGATACAACCCCAAAGACGTCCAATAAACTTTGAGGGAAGACCTCAAAAATTCACATTGAGTCCGTAGCAATGTACTCAgaactatatatatataacaaccaTCAAATATATTTCATTTCACTCATACTTTATAGTGcaagatattacaaaaaaaattaagaggatCCCTAATTTCTAAGGGAGGCAATAT encodes:
- the LOC131643713 gene encoding DEAD-box ATP-dependent RNA helicase 35, which translates into the protein MEEDDYEEYVPVAKRRAMEAQKILQRKGKASATIDDDTEKLRVVETKPSLLVKASQLKKDQPEISVTEQIVQQEKEMIDNLSDKKTLMSVRELAKGITYTEPLPTGWKPPLHIRRMSKKDCEFIQKQWHIIVNGEEIPPPIKNFKDMRFPDPILKMLKTKGIVQPTPIQVQGLPVILSGRDMIGIAFTGSGKTLVFVLPMIMMAMQEEIMMPLVPGEGPFGLIICPSRELARQTYEVIEQFLLPLKEAGYPELRPLLCIGGIDMRSQLEIVKKGVHLVVATPGRLKDMLAKKKMNLDNCRYLTLDEADRLVDLGFEDDIREVFDHFKAQRQTLLFSATMPTKIQNFARSALVKPIIVNVGRAGAANLDVIQEVEYVKQEAKIVYLLECLQKTPPPVLIFCENKADVDDIHEYLLLKGVEAVAIHGGKDQEEREYAISSFKAGKKDVLVATDVASKGLDFPDIQHVINYDMPAEIENYVHRIGRTGRCGKTGIATTFINKNQSETTLLDLKHLLQEAKQRIPPVLGELNDPMEDTEEITGISGVKGCAYCGGLGHRIRDCPKLEHQKSVAIANNRKDYFGSGGYRGEI